Proteins from one Geomonas agri genomic window:
- a CDS encoding ATP phosphoribosyltransferase regulatory subunit: protein MTNPACIEAPLPKGVSDFLPETADKITFIADSIHRVFELWGFRRMITPLLEFEDVLALGMGDELRSKTFRFDDRQTGRLLAIPPDITPQVARIVATRMHSLPLPHRIYYSGRVLRQAQMQSGRSREIFQSGVELIGLNSPEADAEMVAMAVEVLKNLGFTGFKIDLGQVDFYRGIMDASGLSREVQRQLQEAISKKEVTAARSILEAAGAPDRVKEEIALLPRLYGGREVLKEAARIAGNERSRKALENISQVVEILDIYGVADHLTIDLGEIRGLDYHTGITFEGFVPGIGEAVCSGGRYDDLTAKYGYPAHATGFAFNILALLASMAKRPEVEASSSRDFLVFNKKDERREALEVAQKLRSLGFTCARDIIKRDFESSLEYAKKMDIRMLLVIGAEECAADQLYLVRVADRRAVTVSKQELFDKGLDLKFDLQGENHG, encoded by the coding sequence GTGACCAACCCCGCATGCATTGAAGCACCCCTCCCCAAAGGGGTAAGCGATTTTCTCCCGGAAACTGCCGACAAGATCACCTTCATCGCCGACAGCATCCACCGAGTCTTCGAACTCTGGGGCTTCCGGCGCATGATCACCCCGCTGCTCGAGTTCGAAGACGTGCTCGCCCTGGGCATGGGTGACGAACTGCGCAGCAAGACCTTCCGCTTCGACGACCGCCAAACCGGCCGACTCCTGGCCATCCCGCCGGACATTACGCCGCAGGTGGCGCGCATCGTCGCCACCAGGATGCACTCGCTCCCCCTGCCCCACCGTATCTATTATTCCGGTCGCGTGCTCAGGCAGGCGCAGATGCAGTCCGGCAGAAGCCGCGAGATCTTCCAGTCCGGCGTGGAACTGATTGGGCTGAACTCGCCCGAGGCGGACGCCGAGATGGTGGCTATGGCTGTCGAGGTGCTTAAGAACCTCGGCTTCACCGGCTTCAAGATCGATCTCGGGCAGGTGGATTTCTACCGCGGCATCATGGACGCTTCCGGGCTGTCCCGCGAGGTGCAACGCCAACTGCAGGAAGCTATCAGCAAGAAAGAAGTCACCGCGGCACGCTCCATCCTCGAGGCGGCCGGCGCTCCCGACCGGGTCAAGGAAGAGATCGCTCTGCTACCGCGACTCTACGGCGGCCGCGAGGTTCTCAAGGAAGCCGCCCGTATCGCCGGCAACGAGCGCTCGCGCAAGGCGCTGGAGAACATCAGCCAGGTGGTTGAGATCCTCGACATCTACGGCGTCGCTGACCACCTCACCATCGACCTGGGTGAGATCCGCGGCCTTGACTACCACACCGGCATCACCTTCGAGGGATTCGTCCCCGGCATCGGCGAGGCGGTCTGCAGCGGCGGGCGCTACGACGACCTGACCGCGAAGTACGGCTATCCGGCGCACGCAACAGGGTTCGCCTTCAACATCCTGGCGCTTTTGGCCAGCATGGCCAAGCGGCCGGAGGTCGAGGCATCCAGCAGCCGCGACTTCCTTGTCTTCAACAAGAAGGACGAGCGCCGCGAGGCGCTGGAAGTGGCGCAGAAACTGAGAAGCCTCGGCTTCACCTGCGCCAGGGACATCATCAAGCGTGACTTCGAGAGCTCGCTTGAGTACGCCAAGAAGATGGACATCCGGATGCTCCTGGTGATCGGTGCCGAAGAATGCGCGGCCGACCAGCTTTACCTGGTCAGGGTCGCCGACCGTCGCGCCGTAACCGTGAGCAAGCAGGAGTTGTTCGATAAAGGTCTCGATTTGAAATTCGATCTGCAAGGGGAGAATCATGGCTAA